A genomic stretch from Lysobacter ciconiae includes:
- a CDS encoding terminase large subunit domain-containing protein, producing MVNENVTTLEIENGVGIIALPGSEATIRGFSGAKVVIVDEASRVEDGLMAGIRPMLATTQGRLIALTTPYGKRGWFYEAWEYGGDRWGRIKVTAHDCPRIDPEWLEEERQGMGDWQFRQEYLCELVDTDEQFFASDLIEAAR from the coding sequence GTGGTCAACGAGAATGTCACCACTCTGGAAATCGAGAACGGCGTGGGGATCATCGCGCTCCCCGGCAGTGAAGCGACCATCCGCGGCTTCTCTGGCGCAAAGGTCGTGATTGTCGATGAAGCCTCCCGCGTCGAAGACGGCCTCATGGCGGGCATCCGCCCAATGCTCGCGACGACGCAAGGCCGGTTGATCGCGCTGACCACGCCCTACGGCAAGCGCGGCTGGTTCTATGAGGCGTGGGAGTACGGCGGGGATCGTTGGGGACGGATCAAGGTCACGGCGCACGACTGCCCGCGCATCGACCCCGAATGGCTGGAAGAGGAACGCCAAGGCATGGGCGACTGGCAATTCCGGCAGGAGTACCTGTGCGAGCTCGTGGACACGGACGAGCAGTTCTTCGCATCCGACCTCATCGAAGCCGCTCGATGA
- a CDS encoding NDR1/HIN1-like protein — protein MRWAVWLVCVATLVACASGPVRRVSEPSARIQQLTVLADGSWTADLRIENFSSIPMRFDSLQLAMKIGDQDAGTLSAHPALTIGPESADVISVTVSPTVAAKLAVADGLASRQGVQYSLDGMVTATPDEQRQREFKIKRSSALSPAPGLSGVLR, from the coding sequence ATGCGGTGGGCGGTTTGGCTGGTTTGCGTTGCGACCCTGGTCGCGTGCGCCAGTGGACCGGTACGCCGGGTGTCAGAGCCCTCGGCCAGGATCCAGCAGCTCACCGTGCTCGCCGATGGCAGCTGGACGGCTGATCTGCGGATCGAGAACTTCAGCAGTATCCCGATGCGCTTTGACAGCCTTCAGTTGGCGATGAAAATCGGCGACCAGGACGCGGGCACGCTGAGCGCCCATCCCGCGCTGACCATTGGACCGGAGTCCGCCGACGTCATCAGCGTCACGGTCTCGCCTACGGTTGCCGCCAAACTCGCGGTCGCCGACGGGTTGGCGAGCCGCCAGGGCGTGCAGTACTCGCTGGACGGTATGGTGACCGCGACGCCCGACGAGCAGCGTCAGCGCGAGTTCAAGATCAAGCGCTCCAGCGCACTCAGCCCTGCCCCGGGTCTGTCCGGCGTGCTTCGCTGA
- a CDS encoding zinc ribbon domain-containing protein has translation MAMIRCLECRKDISDKAATCPHCGAPVDAVAARAMQGASGRRALKWIGGGIALLILVRMCSSIGAPSNEEIVPTAPTPPVAAAKPVPDEAMFKTWAAGLTDESVPASLRESYAKNIIAEFPDRPEAAAAKEDLPKLSAQVEEEKTYGAWSYSNEEDGMSGKRIEYAAVASDNVLSLDFPYQGAQRGTLAIRRHPKWGNDVIVSIEKGQILCSSYECPVRIRFDDAQPVTYSGNEPADNSSETVFLPYSIAKKLQSAKRVKIEMNLYHNGVQVLEFNVKGFNPQRMKQQ, from the coding sequence ATGGCAATGATCCGTTGTCTCGAATGCCGCAAGGACATCAGCGACAAGGCTGCAACTTGTCCACATTGCGGCGCGCCAGTCGATGCGGTCGCAGCTCGGGCGATGCAAGGAGCGAGTGGCCGACGGGCTTTGAAGTGGATCGGAGGCGGTATCGCCTTGCTGATCTTGGTTCGCATGTGCAGCAGCATCGGCGCTCCGTCCAACGAGGAGATTGTGCCAACAGCGCCCACCCCTCCAGTTGCGGCGGCCAAGCCGGTACCCGATGAGGCAATGTTCAAGACGTGGGCCGCTGGCCTTACCGACGAATCCGTGCCGGCGTCGCTCCGAGAGAGCTACGCAAAGAACATCATCGCTGAGTTCCCAGACCGGCCCGAGGCTGCCGCAGCCAAGGAGGACTTGCCGAAGCTCAGCGCGCAGGTGGAAGAAGAGAAGACTTACGGCGCATGGTCGTACAGCAATGAAGAAGATGGCATGTCGGGCAAGCGCATCGAATACGCCGCCGTCGCTAGCGACAACGTCCTCAGTCTAGATTTTCCGTATCAGGGCGCGCAGCGCGGAACGCTAGCGATTCGACGCCATCCCAAGTGGGGCAACGATGTGATCGTCTCAATCGAAAAGGGACAGATCCTCTGCAGTAGTTACGAGTGTCCGGTGCGCATCCGATTCGATGATGCCCAACCCGTCACCTACAGCGGAAACGAGCCCGCCGACAACAGCAGCGAGACTGTCTTCTTACCGTACAGCATCGCCAAGAAGTTGCAGTCGGCGAAGCGGGTCAAGATCGAGATGAACCTCTATCACAACGGAGTGCAGGTACTGGAGTTCAACGTCAAGGGTTTCAATCCTCAGCGAATGAAACAGCAGTAG
- a CDS encoding acyl-CoA dehydrogenase C-terminal domain-containing protein: MSQYKAPLRDMRFVLFDLLGAESEFQRLGFADASRELVDAVLDESARFSEEVLAPLNEVGDREGCTFDQATGDVTTPTGFKEAYSQYVDGGWTGLVASTEFGGQGLPQAVGFAQKEMIDAANLAWGNFPLLSHGATEALVHHGEDWQREVFLKPLVEGRWTGTMCLTEPHCGTDLGLLKTRAEPNDDGSYAITGTKIFITAGEHDLTENIVHLVLARLPDSPAGSKGISLFVVPKLRVGRDGSMGEPNQVRCGSIEHKMGIHGSATCVINFDGAQGYLVGQPNKGMSGMFTMMNAARLAVGLQGLGLSDRAYQNALAYARERLQMRSLSGPKFPDKPADPIIVHPDVRRMLLTCKALVEGGRAMSYHAGLQIDVAHNSPDEAQRKQADDLVGFITPIVKACLTEWGVECTYHAVQCYGGHGYIAENGVEQLARDARITTLYEGTSGIQAIDLLGRKILQLQGAGFKVMLGMVQQLCTEHADNPEVAEFIAPLQKHAAQWQQLTMEVVDKASRDPEEIGAAAYDYLMYSGYVALAYWWARSVAVSEAGSSSDGFKAGKRETAKFYFARILPRTLTHAAAIRSGSASLMTLDAEQFDA; encoded by the coding sequence ATGAGCCAGTACAAAGCCCCCCTGCGGGATATGCGTTTCGTCCTGTTCGACCTGTTGGGCGCGGAATCAGAATTCCAGCGCCTGGGTTTTGCGGACGCCAGCCGCGAGCTCGTCGACGCGGTGCTGGACGAGAGCGCCCGTTTTTCCGAGGAAGTGCTCGCGCCGCTTAATGAAGTGGGCGACCGCGAAGGCTGCACTTTTGACCAGGCGACTGGCGATGTGACGACCCCGACGGGCTTCAAGGAAGCCTATTCGCAGTATGTCGACGGTGGCTGGACCGGCCTGGTCGCGTCCACCGAGTTCGGCGGCCAGGGCCTGCCGCAGGCAGTGGGCTTCGCGCAGAAGGAAATGATCGACGCCGCCAACCTTGCCTGGGGCAACTTCCCGCTGCTTTCCCACGGCGCGACCGAAGCGCTGGTGCATCACGGCGAGGACTGGCAGCGCGAGGTGTTCCTCAAGCCACTGGTCGAGGGTCGCTGGACCGGCACCATGTGCCTGACCGAACCGCACTGCGGCACCGACCTGGGACTGTTGAAGACCCGTGCCGAACCCAACGATGACGGCAGCTACGCCATCACCGGGACCAAGATCTTCATCACCGCCGGCGAGCACGATCTGACCGAAAACATCGTCCACCTGGTGCTGGCGCGCCTGCCCGACTCCCCGGCCGGCAGCAAGGGAATTTCCCTGTTTGTCGTGCCCAAGCTGCGCGTGGGACGCGACGGCAGCATGGGCGAGCCCAACCAGGTGCGCTGCGGCAGCATCGAGCACAAGATGGGCATCCACGGCTCGGCGACCTGCGTGATCAACTTCGACGGTGCCCAGGGCTATCTGGTGGGTCAGCCGAACAAGGGCATGAGCGGCATGTTCACCATGATGAACGCTGCCCGCCTCGCCGTGGGGCTGCAGGGCCTCGGACTGTCCGATCGCGCCTACCAGAACGCCCTTGCCTACGCCCGCGAACGCCTGCAGATGCGCTCGCTGTCGGGCCCCAAGTTCCCCGACAAGCCGGCCGATCCGATCATCGTCCACCCCGACGTGCGCCGCATGCTGCTGACCTGCAAGGCCCTCGTTGAAGGCGGCCGCGCGATGAGCTACCACGCCGGACTGCAGATCGACGTCGCCCACAACTCTCCCGACGAGGCACAGCGCAAGCAGGCCGACGATCTGGTCGGCTTCATCACGCCGATCGTCAAGGCCTGCCTCACCGAATGGGGCGTGGAGTGCACCTATCATGCGGTGCAGTGTTACGGCGGCCATGGCTACATCGCCGAGAACGGCGTCGAACAGCTCGCCCGCGATGCCCGCATCACGACGCTTTATGAAGGCACGAGCGGCATCCAGGCAATCGACCTGCTCGGCCGCAAGATCCTGCAACTGCAGGGTGCGGGTTTCAAGGTGATGCTGGGCATGGTCCAGCAGCTGTGCACCGAGCACGCCGACAACCCCGAAGTCGCCGAGTTCATCGCCCCGCTGCAGAAGCACGCCGCCCAGTGGCAGCAGCTCACCATGGAGGTGGTCGACAAAGCCAGCCGCGATCCGGAAGAGATCGGCGCGGCCGCCTACGACTACCTCATGTATTCGGGTTATGTGGCGTTGGCCTACTGGTGGGCGCGCAGCGTTGCCGTCAGTGAGGCGGGCAGCAGTTCGGACGGATTCAAGGCCGGCAAGCGCGAAACGGCGAAGTTCTATTTCGCCCGCATCCTGCCGCGTACCCTCACCCACGCAGCGGCAATCCGCAGCGGCAGCGCCTCCCTGATGACGCTAGACGCGGAGCAGTTCGACGCCTGA
- a CDS encoding HNH endonuclease: METDTATRFVARTLPPATSGGGWEPDTPVSTGHALEHLDSVRLLSLDAHGRVLDWMNWQHAACLYARDAVAWTLGDPCLTVHGGHNRRSGEPSVLRLHPIVAARGHASARAVNPTPTLTNAALFARDAHLCLYCGGQFNRPQLTRDHVKPVSRGGRDVWENVVAACFHCNSRKGNRSPQQANMPLLAVPYRPSWVEHLILSNRNILADQMAFLKSQLPKKHARDGLVLRTSALAAVR, translated from the coding sequence ATGGAAACCGACACTGCGACGCGCTTCGTGGCCCGGACCCTGCCCCCCGCCACGTCCGGCGGCGGGTGGGAACCGGACACGCCTGTGTCCACCGGGCACGCCCTCGAGCACCTCGACTCCGTCCGCCTGCTGTCTCTTGACGCGCATGGGCGGGTACTGGACTGGATGAACTGGCAGCACGCCGCGTGCCTGTATGCGCGTGACGCGGTTGCCTGGACGCTGGGCGACCCCTGCCTGACCGTCCACGGCGGGCACAACCGCCGCAGCGGCGAACCCAGCGTGCTGCGACTGCATCCCATCGTTGCGGCGCGCGGTCACGCCAGCGCACGTGCGGTCAACCCGACGCCCACGCTGACCAATGCCGCGCTGTTTGCCCGCGATGCGCATCTTTGTCTGTACTGCGGCGGCCAATTCAACCGTCCCCAGCTGACCCGCGACCACGTGAAGCCGGTGTCCCGCGGCGGCCGCGACGTCTGGGAAAACGTCGTCGCCGCCTGCTTCCACTGCAACTCGCGCAAGGGCAACCGCAGCCCGCAGCAGGCCAACATGCCGCTGCTCGCCGTTCCCTACCGGCCGAGCTGGGTGGAGCACCTGATCCTGTCGAACCGCAACATCCTCGCCGACCAGATGGCGTTCCTGAAGAGCCAACTGCCGAAAAAGCACGCGCGCGACGGCCTCGTGCTGCGGACGTCCGCACTGGCCGCCGTCCGCTGA
- a CDS encoding DUF6491 family protein, producing the protein MKAGDGIIAVHRPAAKQAAAKSESVMRNLLFAIVISLVVGACASAGSRLTDDQRLEIHRAHAGAPVRSFQNFGTLYSWTALGDSALTVWTRRHQAYLLELDGRCPDLDFSHTIGFSAQGGTVFAGMDSVVVLDRQNTSFPCRIREIRPVDTKAVENAERRARERSVH; encoded by the coding sequence ATGAAGGCCGGTGACGGGATCATTGCTGTTCACAGGCCCGCGGCGAAGCAGGCCGCTGCCAAATCGGAGTCGGTCATGAGGAATCTGTTGTTTGCCATTGTGATTTCGCTGGTTGTGGGGGCGTGCGCGAGCGCGGGCTCACGCCTGACCGATGACCAGCGTCTGGAGATCCACCGCGCGCATGCGGGCGCGCCGGTCCGCAGCTTCCAGAATTTCGGCACCCTGTACAGCTGGACGGCGCTCGGTGACAGCGCACTGACGGTGTGGACGCGTCGCCACCAGGCGTATCTGCTGGAACTTGATGGCCGCTGCCCTGATCTGGACTTCTCACACACGATTGGCTTCAGCGCGCAGGGCGGGACCGTGTTCGCCGGCATGGACAGCGTGGTCGTGCTGGACCGTCAGAACACAAGTTTTCCGTGCCGGATCAGGGAGATCCGTCCGGTCGACACCAAGGCGGTGGAGAACGCCGAGCGCCGTGCGCGCGAGCGCTCGGTGCATTGA
- a CDS encoding oxidative damage protection protein, with amino-acid sequence MTRTVYCEFEKRDAEGLDFAPWPGEAGQRVFAHIGKPAWAKWLAHQTMLINENRLSPMDPAHRRFLQEQMLAFLFEGNVTQVAGYVPPEQD; translated from the coding sequence ATGACCCGTACCGTCTACTGTGAATTCGAGAAGCGCGACGCCGAAGGCCTCGACTTCGCGCCCTGGCCCGGCGAGGCCGGCCAGCGCGTCTTCGCCCACATCGGCAAACCCGCATGGGCGAAATGGCTGGCGCACCAGACCATGCTGATCAACGAAAACCGCCTGTCGCCGATGGACCCGGCGCACCGCAGGTTCCTGCAGGAGCAGATGCTCGCGTTCCTTTTCGAAGGCAACGTCACCCAGGTGGCCGGCTACGTCCCACCCGAACAGGACTGA
- a CDS encoding DUF6731 family protein: MKIQKFRVARHSRAVPKLGDLLTQIHGNAIASRTRTINGVKFRLDDVVQDPATGLWLLNFVRNRTGHGPGRFHASQSIQGFAFASGESFGEDTAALYDPATRYMYIQYNHIGVRHSAMATYLSIYSGHEPGYRISPKLEHDAERRFQNQDITRRIEIGFDLTKMGPADRIQGNSLTDAAEIGQGYSADKLFLTLTISKRDPRKSLQEIKDDVLAVLPFAGLLKARAYGGDEPETTVTVGKRGKRKETVAKAEFEPIDLLEELIETEATIHLGADYRLPLQARYDALKSASTRI, translated from the coding sequence ATGAAGATCCAGAAGTTTCGCGTAGCAAGGCATAGCCGCGCTGTCCCGAAGCTGGGAGACCTGCTTACGCAGATTCACGGCAATGCCATCGCAAGTCGCACGCGCACGATTAACGGTGTCAAGTTCCGACTGGACGATGTTGTTCAAGACCCGGCTACCGGGCTGTGGCTGCTCAACTTCGTTCGCAATCGAACGGGCCACGGGCCAGGACGCTTCCACGCATCGCAATCCATTCAGGGCTTCGCTTTCGCCTCTGGTGAGTCGTTCGGCGAAGACACTGCGGCTCTTTACGATCCGGCTACGCGCTACATGTACATCCAGTACAACCACATCGGAGTGAGGCATAGCGCGATGGCGACGTACCTCAGCATCTATTCCGGCCACGAACCGGGCTACCGGATTTCCCCGAAGCTCGAGCATGACGCAGAGCGCAGGTTCCAGAATCAGGACATTACGCGTCGCATTGAGATTGGATTTGACCTTACCAAGATGGGACCGGCTGACAGGATTCAAGGCAATTCTCTGACTGACGCGGCGGAGATCGGCCAGGGATATTCGGCGGACAAACTATTCTTGACCCTGACCATCTCGAAGAGGGACCCACGAAAGTCTCTTCAGGAAATTAAGGACGACGTTCTAGCAGTGCTGCCCTTTGCTGGACTCCTTAAGGCCAGGGCGTATGGCGGCGACGAGCCGGAGACGACGGTAACGGTTGGCAAGCGGGGCAAGCGCAAAGAGACGGTCGCGAAGGCCGAGTTTGAGCCTATCGATCTGCTCGAAGAGTTGATCGAAACCGAAGCAACCATTCATCTCGGAGCCGATTACCGGCTGCCTTTGCAAGCTCGATATGATGCATTGAAGTCCGCGTCCACACGGATCTGA
- the mutY gene encoding A/G-specific adenine glycosylase, translated as MKATVKADSFASRLLHWFDDHGRHDLPWQHPRSPYRVWLSEVMLQQTQVKTAAPYFERFVAALPSLQALAAAPMDDVLALWSGLGYYSRARNLHRAAQECMSAHAGELPRDLDALVALPGIGRSTAAAILAQAWGDRHAILDGNVKRGLARFHGVDGWPGSPAVERQLWVFAEQHLPHDRLADYTQAQMDLGATICTRARPSCGSCPLSADCAAYLHGRTAELPTRKPAKAVPHRQAWIMWLEDENGRVLLQKRPPVGIWASLWTLPQADDDATVADFLRAHIDGANGDGDVLPPIAHAFSHYKLDLLPRRWRGVALRSAVQDNNHSRWVAPADLATLGIPAPIRRLLEGGRPSHEEFDDPYRLL; from the coding sequence ATGAAGGCGACCGTCAAGGCAGACAGCTTCGCCAGCCGCCTGCTGCACTGGTTCGACGACCACGGCCGTCACGATCTCCCGTGGCAGCATCCGCGCTCGCCTTACCGGGTCTGGCTGTCGGAGGTGATGCTCCAGCAAACCCAGGTCAAGACCGCCGCGCCCTACTTTGAGCGCTTCGTCGCCGCCCTGCCCAGCCTGCAGGCCCTCGCCGCCGCACCGATGGATGACGTCCTCGCGCTGTGGTCGGGGCTTGGCTACTACAGCCGCGCGCGCAACCTGCACCGGGCCGCGCAGGAGTGCATGTCTGCGCACGCCGGCGAACTGCCCCGTGACCTTGACGCCCTGGTCGCGCTGCCGGGCATCGGCCGCAGCACCGCCGCAGCCATCCTCGCCCAGGCCTGGGGCGACCGCCACGCCATTCTCGATGGCAACGTGAAACGGGGCCTTGCGCGATTCCACGGCGTGGACGGCTGGCCCGGATCGCCTGCGGTCGAGCGCCAGCTGTGGGTGTTTGCCGAGCAGCACCTGCCCCATGACCGCCTGGCCGACTACACCCAGGCGCAGATGGATCTGGGTGCGACGATCTGCACCCGCGCCCGCCCATCATGCGGCTCCTGCCCATTGTCCGCGGATTGCGCCGCCTACCTTCATGGCCGCACCGCGGAGCTGCCAACACGCAAACCCGCGAAGGCCGTGCCGCACCGCCAAGCATGGATCATGTGGCTGGAGGACGAAAACGGCCGCGTCCTGCTGCAAAAACGTCCTCCCGTTGGCATCTGGGCATCGTTGTGGACCCTGCCGCAAGCCGACGATGACGCCACGGTGGCGGACTTCCTGCGCGCTCATATCGACGGCGCCAACGGCGATGGGGATGTGTTGCCACCGATCGCCCACGCTTTCAGCCACTACAAGCTGGACCTGTTGCCCCGGCGGTGGCGCGGAGTCGCCCTGCGCAGCGCGGTGCAGGACAATAACCATTCGCGCTGGGTCGCACCGGCAGATCTGGCCACGCTGGGCATCCCCGCGCCCATCCGCCGCCTGCTGGAAGGCGGCCGACCATCCCACGAGGAATTCGATGACCCGTACCGTCTACTGTGA